The proteins below come from a single Vanessa tameamea isolate UH-Manoa-2023 chromosome 15, ilVanTame1 primary haplotype, whole genome shotgun sequence genomic window:
- the E(y)3 gene encoding titin homolog isoform X2: MESSEDDAGAATNASRRVSAREKDVGQIEDVNATSSLQQDPSEPRTSCETPAMSEENFDGDSVPSPSTQDVNTSTEAILDMIDEIVDGPGAPKRLPFSLENDTDSRFAGGGNSNITVDNINSDDSSLKSQNSAPATSAKIEEEQSLQLNSPNDLTSQSEVLADVKVGCIELPQTSSSILNSNDLEVSIDTQKHAVSCSEELQGSSVPNIPSSSIVQTVQSVIETESSPCERTVKCVTSSDIRDNVIVESAESTSSDNSISEGKVPTVESLTRSPLRRRLVRPLPNRPDSTVSSTVDSSINVNTSEQASDSIIKDVSSSSDAVPSVHGNVKPEEIRSVSEVSICKAETSSSPTKKIKLIRQKIIPQTSCIPTDQKLDVEQTQAQIDQCQSTSTESLIITEPWVKSASEDEILELVIPCNTIPETCSEKSPPQELDILPESTKETSQKSEDAAQVCTSHTVALPEKDSSETEKRLPPLKINLSTTNTSESTESTNETKEIENLVSGDVSVNSEESDLTKQVPKLTIKLSNKHTEEIKTPVPKLTIKPIRPPKECISEPDVKDVEQIPHVTKLNIKPLIKQPERINEIHRKSSSSEISESEYSENDESTSTSDQASASDHGSSEIVPKVTIKLGKPGTESEGQFYTEKNVPKVTIKAVQNCDLQEQSSPTKMKVILSQSEDRQPDKIPKFTIKTVAKSESQPLSPKLIIKPIIKPPDEIGTENAVENFRPPDIPKLKISTETLSSSVEVKDVFHVPKITIKPVSKSEPEVTTKSKKLLPYENTENFPVVTKLNIKPVIKPSDNITLSEGLDDKVPVVSKLNIKPIVKPKDSEIDCSKDDVPKITKLNIKPLKSPEINSSEEKDCDVLKTDVDENSIPVITKLNIKPIVKPLDEDSLKDIENQSSETGNSSDDNADQIPIVTKINIKPICKPNDMEESGPSIKKEENIPVITKLNIKPLIKPDDNISPLSPKKEISKVTSTTITKLNIKPVLKPEEIKEKESSTSNEIEETPSKNPPLVMKINRKSVVNESQYTIDKNNDHEHCNNIGDSISIVSKVSLSSDNINTELKEADVNCKFFEQSTNESPSGSSLLNENCITLLEESLPCTKEQVLTPVLSDNLLKTVTQPLSPEAKANMAEFSSHIMPTNSKESSENELTERNTHDNVINLQSDLISITQNPSERVKQKNSPMRQNCTLLKKLLETRKEKSLDGDMGNKMNTAKYSSSLLMDSPKSPSKHINVKNDLLLEKNKLDTENDTADCSRIKNIRTNDVSCSVAPLKVRSMQELCKEANENVTKPLEINISDKISHQSPDQDSPRIILKINKTDQGASAKIITEESKKSEQSYSPENTHEMMNDAHQRKNLINSRRKPHADTPMPMGKRLRSSRILQTSEKSPLAKRNMGKRPATTETSPPHSKESEYSMLEIKRIKLGQLLSNKSLTITPIVAKTSPVSPPVKPLEIKQGARNHSLLNNENCAKNGSSEIHNILAKQAKQLQAMPFSDLNHTENNQSLSPDLKSSTSTCSPDLLSESISVEKSRPEVQMIFNDNSESRDFGMGSEEMARDPLEVDNIKSNDFLHDIPKPVEMTPQPKKRGRPRKLPVSEGSKTVINLPVTALEERPQRSLRLSRDRPVILVKPRGRGRGRGRRLDTEPNSTPTAEPVVEAANKFFIEQKQEEEIDPTSSRIKLPRMTEALDKMPSVCSTPLTSRRRNSSTELQLFGSSPDLKVVLETTLPKMEDPFLKSAEMISEGRGRGSRGGRGSRGGRGRAAAARSPRGRGRGRGGGRGAMYMKETMGIYGRVCGPATTTVQLFEEETCMMDDNATPAKSSHLLDEDSQSSVKSSTNDSSKIRKSKFADLFDSNKVWTAADVKEYTWPPPEKSEGEPQVMMIQEQVAMFLSVKSFKRRYPELKRRTITGEERDYVLSKGLVTEALCDLGITAVDASEVLDIMLSDYPHKYEEFRCHQREKQLAEPAEDTIDETKAEIKIEKTEMKEQKIIDQKPELPKIDPEKTRQDMAAAAIASASEWNARMNALRRPACADLQSLTVQRRRPPPAPPALRVRPPHGFYPHALLPGQYQHCYRVYAPQDLRYFPLNTALAAPPAPASPPESSSESDAEWGSRCSSSESDHDLLRSAKRKKLTKTKRSSQAEASTAAIKDEEVDTCRVCKLRLEANRKYTHERFLVCANCNAKLHPSCVDLSADTIRKCREYAWQCAECKTCCSCARPADDDKMLFCDLCDRGFHIYCVGLQAVPTGRWHCVECAVCKSCGAREPGGPDAEWHHQTRRGPGGHKLYSHSLCTPCASKIKRGNNKT; encoded by the exons ATGGAGAGTTCAGAAGACGATGCGGGCGCCGCGACGAACGCTTCCCGCCGTGTATCGGCGCGGGAAAAGGACGTTGGTCAGATTGAGGACGTCAATGCAACTAGTAGTTTACAGCAGGACCCATCTGAACCGAGAACATCATGTGAAACCCCCGCAATGTCGGAGGAAAATTTTGATGGGGACAGCGTTCCGTCTCCGTCGACGCAAGATGTCAACACAAGCACGGAAGCGATTTTGGATATGATAGACGAGATTGTTGATGGACCCGGAGCACCGAAGCGTTTACCTTTTTCCCTTGAAAACGACACCGACAGTAGATTTGCCGGCGGAGGAAACTCTAATATAACTGTAGATAATATAAACAGTGATGACAGTTCTTTAAAATCCCAAAATTCAGCCCCTGCCACAAGTGCCAAAATCGAAGAAGAACAAAGCTTACAATTAAATTCACCCAATGATCTGACATCGCAAAGTGAAGTTTTGGCAGATGTGAAAGTGGGTTGTATAGAATTGCCACAAACAAGTTCATCCATACTTAATAGTAATGACTTGGAAGTGTCAATAGATACTCAAAAACATGCAGTATCATGTTCAGAAGAGCTTCAGGGCAGTTCTGTTCCAAATATTCCTTCCAGCAGTATTGTACAGACTGTGCAAAGTGTAATAGAAACTGAGAGTTCACCTTGTGAAAGGACAGTGAAGTGTGTGACTTCTAGTGATATTCGAGACAATGTTATAGTGGAAAGTGCTGAATCAACGTCAAGTGACAATAGTATTAGTGAGGGAAAAGTCCCTACAGTGGAATCTTTAACAAGATCACCATTGCGACGTAGACTTGTGCGTCCCTTGCCAAACAGGCCAGACTCTACTGTATCTTCTACGGTAGACTCAAGTATTAATGTCAACACATCCGAACAGGCAAGTGATTCTATCATTAAAGATGTATCTAGCTCTTCGGATGCTGTGCCCTCTGTACATGGTAATGTTAAGCCAGAAGAGATTAGAAGTGTAAGTGAAGTTAGTATCTGCAAAGCAGAAACATCGAGCAGTcctactaaaaaaattaaacttattagaCAAAAAATTATTCCACAAACAAGTTGCATCCCGACTGATCAAAAACTTGATGTGGAACAGACACAAGCACAAATTGATCAATGTCAATCAACTTCTACTGAGTCACTGATAATTACAGAGCCTTGGGTAAAGTCTGCAAGTGAAGACGAGATATTAGAATTGGTTATTCCTTGCAATACAATTCCTGAAACCTGTTCTGAAAAATCTCCTCCACAGGAATTGGATATATTACCGGAAAGCACAAAAGAGACCTCTCAGAAAAGTGAAGATGCAGCTCAAGTATGTACTAGCCATACTGTTGCTTTGCCTGAAAAGGATAGCTCTGAAACTGAGAAAAGATTACCaccattaaaaattaatctctCTACTACAAATACTTCAGAATCTACGGAATCAACAAATGAAACTAAAGAAATAGAAAATCTTGTTAGTGGGGATGTTAGTGTAAATTCAGAGGAGTCAGACTTAACAAAACAAGTAcctaaattaacaattaaattgagtaacaaacatacagaagaaataaaaactcctgtaccaaaattaacaataaaacccATAAGGCCTCCAAAAGAATGTATCAGTGAACCAGATGTTAAAGATGTAGAACAAATACCTCatgttactaaattaaatattaaacctcTTATTAAACAGCCAGAAAGAATAAATGAGATTCATCGAAAATCGAGTAGTAGTGAGATATCAGAGTCAGAGTATTCTGAAAATGATGAGAGCACAAGTACATCTGACCAAGCATCTGCTTCTGATCACGGATCATCAGAAATAGTGCCTAAAGTAACTATTAAACTTGGTAAACCTGGCACCGAATCTGAGGGACAATTCTATACTGAGAAAAATGTACCAAAAGTCACGATAAAAGCAGTACAAAATTGTGATCTTCAAGAACAATCTTCTCCAACGAAAATGAAAGTGATTTTAAGTCAATCAGAAGATAGACAGCCTGATAAAATCCCAAAATTTACTATCAAAACAGTAGCTAAAAGTGAAAGTCAACCTCTTAGTCCAAAACTTATCATAAAGCCTATCATAAAACCTCCAGACGAAATAGGAACAGAAAATGCAGTTGAAAACTTCCGACCTCCTGATATaccaaaactaaaaatatcaaCAGAGACCCTTTCAAGCAGTGTCGAAGTTAAAGATGTATTTCATGTACCTAAAATAACCATTAAGCCAGTTTCTAAGTCTGAACCAGAAGTTAcaactaaaagtaaaaagttgCTACCTTATGAAAACACTGAAAATTTTCCTGTAgtaacgaaattaaatattaagcctGTAATAAAACCTTCTGACAATATTACATTATCTGAGGGCTTAGATGACAAAGTTCCTgtagtttcaaaattaaatattaaacccaTAGTGAAACCTAAAGATAGCGAAATAGATTGTAGTAAAGACGATGTACCTAAGattacaaaattgaatattaaacccTTAAAAAGCCCAGAAATAAATTCTTCTGAAGAAAAAGACTGTGATGTTTTAAAAACTGATGTAGATGAAAATAGTATACCTGTTATTACTAAACTTAATATTAAGCCTATTGTTAAGCCATTAGATGAAGATTCTCTCAAAGATATTGAAAATCAATCCTCTGAAACAGGAAACTCAAGCGATGATAATGCTGATCAAATACCTATAGttacaaaaattaacattaagcCTATATGTAAACCAAATGATATGGAAGAATCAGGACCAAGCATAAAGAAGGAAGAAAATATACCAGTGATtactaaattaaacattaagcCTTTAATAAAACCTGATGACAACATATCTCCTTTATCACCTAAAAAAGAAATCTCAAAAGTAACTTCTACaacaattactaaattaaatataaaacctgttTTAAAGCCtgaagaaataaaagaaaaagaatcaTCAACATCAAACGAAATTGAAGAAACTCCTTCAAAAAATCCTCCAttagtaatgaaaataaatagaaaatctgTTGTGAATGAAAGTCAGTAtactattgataaaaataatgatcatgAACATTGTAATAACATTGGTGACTCTATTTCTATAGTATCTAAAGTAAGTTTGTCGTCAGATAACATTAATACTGAATTAAAAGAAGCTGATGTAAATTGCAAGTTCTTTGAGCAGAGTACAAATGAGAGTCCTTCAGGATCATCACTATTAAACGAAAACTGTATAACTTTGCTTGAAGAAAGCTTGCCTTGTACTAAAGAACAAGTTTTAACACCTGTCTTAAGTGACAACTTATTGAAAACTGTAACTCAGCCACTTTCACCAGAAGCAAAGGCAAATATGGCAGAATTTTCTTCACATATTATGCCAACAAATTCTAAAGAATCTTCAGAGAATGAACTAACAGAGAGGAATACACatgataatgtaattaatttgcaatcagatttaatttcaataacacAAAATCCCAGTGAAAGAGTCAAACAAAAAAACAGTCCCATGAGGCAAAACTgtactttacttaaaaaattattagaaaCTAGAAAAGAAAAAAGTCTGGATGGAGATATGGGGAATAAAATGAATACTGCCAAGTATTCATCATCATTGTTGATGGATTCCCCTAAATCACCctcaaaacatataaatgttaaaaatgatttacttttagaaaaaaataagttagaTACAGAAAATGATACAGCTGACTGCAGtcgaataaaaaacattagaaCGAATGATGTAAGCTGTAGTGTAGCACCTTTAAAAGTCCGTTCTATGCAGGAACTGTGTAAAGAAGCTAATGAAAATGTTACGAAACCTctcgaaattaatatttcagataAAATTTCCCATCAAAGTCCTGACCAAGATTCtccaagaataatattaaaaattaacaaaactgaTCAAGGAGCATCAGCAAAAATTATCACGGAAGAATCGAAAAAATCTGAACAATCTTATTCACCTGAAAATACTCATGAAATGATGAATGATGCTCATCAAAGAAAGAACTTAATAAATAGCAGAAGAAAACCTCACGCAGATACTCCAATGCCAATGGGTAAAAGATTAAGGAGCTCAAGAATATTACAGACTTCTGAAAAGTCTCCATTGGCAAAACGAAACATGGGCAAAAGACCTGCAACAACTGAAACAAGCCCACCACACAGCAAAGAATCTGAGTATTCAATGCTTGAAATAAAGAGAATAAAGCTTGGTCAACTTTTGTCTAATAAATCGTTAACAATTACACCTATAGTTGCGAAAACATCACCCGTATCACCACCTGTAAAACCTTTAGAGATAAAACAAGGCGCTAGAAATCATtcacttttaaataatgaaaattgtgCTAAAAATGGAAGTTCtgaaatacataacattttagcaaAACAAGCAAAACAGTTACAAGCCATGCCTTTTAGTGACCTTAATCACACCGAAAACAACCAAAGTCTGAGCCCTGATTTAAAATCGAGTACTTCGACTTGTAGTCCAGATTTATTATCTGAGAGTATATCCGTTGAAAAAAGTAGACCCGAGGTTCAAATGATTTTCAATGATAACTCTGAATCTCGAGATTTTGGTATGGGTTCTGAAGAAATGGCTCGGGATCCTCTAGAAGTGGACAATATAAAATCTAATGATTTCTTACACGACATTCCTAAACCTGTTGAAATGACACCACAGCCTAAAAAGCGTGGACGTCCTCGAAAATTACCTGTTTCAGAAGGTTCGAAAACGGTCATCAACCTGCCTGTCACAGCACTCGAAGAACGACCCCAGCGATCACTTCGATTATCTAG GGATCGTCCGGTGATACTTGTGAAACCGAGAGGCAGAGGTCGTGGGCGAGGTCGTCGATTGGACACGGAGCCGAATTCTACACCTACAGCAGAGCCTGTTGTAGAGGCTGCAAACAAATTTTTTATCGAGCAAAAACAGGAAGAGGAAATAGATCCCACTAGCTCGCGCATTAAATTGCCACGTATGACAGAAGCGCTCGATAAAATGCCCTCCGTATGTTCTACACCCCTGACGAGTAGAAGACGAAATTCCTCGACGGAGCTGCAGCTTTTTGGCAGCTCTCCAGATTTAAAAGTTGTTTTGGAGACGACACTACCTAAAATGGAGGATCCATTTTTAAAATCGGCTGAGATGATAAGCGAAGGAAGAGGTCGCGGGAGCAGAGGTGGACGAGGCAGCCGCGGAGGAAGAGGTCGCGCAGCAGCAGCACGTAGCCCGCGCGGTCGCGGCCGAGGCCGAGGCGGCGGTAGAGGTGCAATGTACATgaag GAAACTATGGGGATTTATGGAAGAGTGTGTGGTCCAGCGACTACTACTGTTCAGTTATTTGAAGAAGAGACTTGTATGATGGACGACAACGCTACTCCCGCTAA gTCCTCACATTTACTTGACGAAGATTCGCAGAGTTCTGTAAAAAGTTCGACCAATGATAGTAGCAAAATAAGGAAGTCTAAATTTGCAGATTTGTTTGATAG taataaaGTATGGACGGCTGCCGATGTTAAAGAATACACATGGCCACCGCCTGAAAAGTCGGAAGGAGAACCTCAG GTTATGATGATACAAGAGCAAGTTGCGATGTTCCTGAGTGTGAAGAGTTTTAAGAGACGATATCCAGAATTGAAAAGACGGACTATTACCGGAGAAGAGAGGGACTATGTGCTTAGCAAAGGACTAGTCACGGAAGCCCTCTGTGATCTTg GTATAACGGCAGTAGATGCCAGTGAAGTATTAGATATAATGCTTTCTGATTACCCGCACAAATATGAGGAATTCAGATGTCATCAACGCGAGAAGCAGCTCGCTGAACCGGCAGAAGACACGATTGATGAAACAAAGgctgaaattaaaattgaaaagacAGAAATGAAGGAACAAAAAATCATCGATCAAAAACCGGAACTGCCGAAAATTGATCCCGAGAAAACTAGACAG GACATGGCGGCGGCGGCCATCGCGTCGGCGAGCGAGTGGAACGCGCGCATGAACGCGCTGCGGCGGCCCGCCTGCGCCGACCTGCAGTCGCTGACGGTGcagcgccgccgcccgccgcccgcgccgcccgcgctgcGCGTGCGCCCGCCGCACGGGTTCTACCCGCACGCGCTGCTGCCCGGCCAGTACCAGCACTGCTACCGCGTCTACGCGCCGCAGGACCTCAG ATATTTCCCGCTGAACACGGCTCTGGCGgccccgcccgcgcccgcctccCCGCCGGAGTCCAGCTCGGAGTCCGACGCGGAGTGGGGCTCGCGCTGCTCCTCGTCGGAGTCGGACCACGACTTGCTGAGGAGCGCCAAG cgaaaaaaattgacaaaaaccAAAAGAAGCAGCCAAGCGGAGGCTTCGACGGCGGCCATCAAGGACGAGGAAGTGGACACGTGCCGCGTGTGCAAGTTGCGGCTCGAGGCCAACCGCAAGTACACGCACGAGCGCTTCCTCGTCTGCGCCAACTGCAACGCTAAGC TGCACCCGTCGTGCGTGGATCTGAGCGCGGACACGATCCGCAAGTGTCGCGAGTACGCGTGGCAGTGCGCCGAGTGCAAGACGTGCTGCTCCTGCGCACGACCCGCCGACGACGACAAGATGCTGTTCTGCGACCTCTGCGACCGCGGCTTCCACATCTACTGCGTGGGGCTGCAAGCCGTGCCCACAG GTCGCTGGCACTGCGTGGAGTGCGCCGTGTGCAAGTCGTGCGGCGCGCGCGAGCCGGGCGGGCCGGACGCGGAGTGGCACCACCAGACCCGGCGCGGCCCCGGCGGACACAAGCTCTACTCGCACTCGCTGTGCACGCCCTGCGCCAG TAAAATCAAGAGGGGCAACAACAAAACGTGA